The Mycoplasmopsis equigenitalium genome contains a region encoding:
- the rplK gene encoding 50S ribosomal protein L11: MAKKEIVRVAKLQFNAGQAKPGPALAGVGINMPEFTKAFNDATRDRGNEPVPVEITVYKDKSFDYKLFTAPASFKLLQAAKLKSGSANSKTTIVGTITSAQLRQIAEYKLPDLNTEDVEAAMKIIAGTAKNMGILVEGIDDIAKAKAEAQQAAKEAAIAQAQEEKLEQEAKAAAESKDKPIEVVTHADLEKAKKEKEAEEAK; the protein is encoded by the coding sequence ATGGCAAAAAAAGAAATTGTTCGTGTTGCTAAATTACAATTTAACGCCGGACAAGCTAAACCTGGACCAGCACTTGCTGGTGTTGGTATTAATATGCCTGAGTTTACAAAGGCTTTTAATGATGCGACTAGAGATCGTGGGAACGAACCAGTTCCTGTCGAAATTACTGTGTACAAGGATAAATCATTTGATTACAAATTATTTACCGCACCAGCAAGTTTTAAGTTACTACAAGCTGCTAAATTAAAATCAGGTAGCGCTAACTCAAAAACAACTATTGTTGGCACAATCACAAGTGCACAATTGCGTCAAATCGCTGAATATAAACTTCCAGATCTTAATACTGAAGATGTTGAAGCTGCAATGAAAATTATTGCAGGTACTGCAAAAAATATGGGAATTTTAGTTGAAGGAATTGATGATATCGCTAAGGCAAAAGCTGAAGCGCAACAAGCTGCTAAAGAAGCAGCAATTGCTCAAGCACAAGAAGAAAAACTTGAACAAGAAGCAAAAGCTGCTGCCGAATCTAAAGACAAACCAATTGAAGTTGTTACTCATGCTGACTTAGAAAAAGCTAAGAAAGAAAAAGAAGCAGAGGAGGCTAAATAA
- the rplA gene encoding 50S ribosomal protein L1: MAHVGKKLQAARKLVDANNIYSLEEAISLAIKTSYSKFPASIDLAFKLNLDVRKADQQLRGAVVLPHGTGKTVRVLVATDNPANKKLCEAAKADIIVDGPELEALLKEDKLDFDVMVAEPKMMPLLGKYGKKLGPKGLMPNPKTGTVTPTPDKTVAELKKGKANYRTDKAGIVHSLIGKATMKEVELVENAKTLIATIKKLKPAAVKGTYIQNLTVSATMGPSIKIKID, translated from the coding sequence ATGGCCCACGTTGGAAAGAAATTACAAGCTGCAAGAAAGCTTGTTGATGCTAATAATATTTACTCTTTAGAAGAAGCAATTAGCTTAGCAATTAAAACTTCATATTCAAAATTTCCTGCATCAATCGACCTTGCATTTAAATTGAACTTAGATGTTAGAAAAGCAGACCAACAACTTAGAGGAGCTGTTGTTCTACCTCATGGAACAGGAAAAACTGTGCGTGTGCTTGTAGCAACAGATAATCCTGCAAATAAAAAGCTTTGTGAAGCTGCTAAAGCAGATATCATTGTTGATGGTCCCGAACTTGAAGCATTACTTAAAGAAGATAAACTTGACTTTGATGTAATGGTGGCTGAACCAAAAATGATGCCTCTTTTAGGAAAATATGGTAAAAAATTAGGACCTAAAGGTTTAATGCCGAACCCTAAAACAGGAACTGTTACTCCTACTCCTGATAAAACAGTTGCTGAACTTAAAAAGGGGAAAGCAAACTATCGTACCGACAAAGCAGGAATTGTTCACTCACTTATTGGTAAAGCAACAATGAAAGAAGTAGAGTTGGTTGAAAATGCTAAAACTTTAATTGCAACCATTAAAAAACTTAAACCAGCAGCAGTTAAAGGAACATACATTCAAAACTTAACTGTTTCAGCAACAATGGGTCCAAGTATTAAAATCAAGATTGATTAA
- a CDS encoding phosphotransferase produces MNKLLALDQKIQEQITDIKLIYNGFHNTSYEAFWNNQKVQIRIPNTRLVNYENEAKILAKMPDTIYYQNGILIRKWFEGETLEKIKLDHLKLNNLLETINDFHKLNIELADADFFCYGKGTVKYQKLVMKYHNSPTVICHMDLNKKNILINKNNQIKLIDLEWARKCHKAFDVVSLYKEFNIDKEILITNFNLSKTEFNDFLYIANEFEKMAYAHTYKKLIKEHLVPNKQVTYFNNLVIKKKNKNNYNYAIKQTFFNKYIFAPKVIYEDDDYFVSKKISAQNINLKTPFWLKKIATTLRKFHAIKTDTNPFNLFKYIDDNFSEIIKNNNLLNANFTQLEISEILELCKNIKPDAFCHNDLSLANILVDEQENVKFIDFEYTGLNNHHFDLAYFASNSMLNENEEKYFLAVYKNYDWTTYIKCKVIANFYGLLWTLRYQDSFDIKVNIAYIKNGLKDLKKIKN; encoded by the coding sequence ATGAATAAACTACTAGCCTTGGATCAAAAAATTCAAGAGCAAATTACAGATATTAAATTAATTTATAATGGGTTTCATAATACTAGTTATGAAGCTTTTTGAAACAATCAAAAAGTTCAAATCAGAATTCCAAACACACGTTTAGTAAATTATGAAAATGAGGCAAAAATATTAGCAAAAATGCCAGATACTATTTATTATCAAAATGGTATTTTAATCCGCAAGTGATTTGAAGGTGAAACACTAGAAAAAATTAAACTCGATCATCTTAAGTTAAATAATCTTTTAGAAACTATAAATGATTTTCATAAATTAAATATTGAACTAGCTGATGCTGATTTTTTTTGTTATGGAAAAGGTACAGTTAAATACCAAAAACTAGTAATGAAATATCACAACTCTCCCACAGTTATTTGTCATATGGATTTAAATAAAAAAAATATTTTAATTAATAAAAATAATCAGATTAAACTCATTGATTTGGAATGAGCACGAAAGTGTCACAAGGCCTTTGATGTCGTTAGTTTATATAAAGAATTTAATATCGATAAAGAAATTTTAATAACTAACTTTAATCTTTCGAAAACCGAGTTTAATGACTTTTTATACATTGCAAATGAATTTGAAAAAATGGCATATGCTCACACGTATAAAAAACTTATTAAAGAACATCTTGTTCCAAATAAACAAGTAACATATTTTAATAACCTTGTAATTAAGAAAAAAAACAAAAATAACTATAATTACGCCATAAAACAAACTTTTTTCAATAAGTATATTTTTGCACCAAAAGTTATTTATGAAGATGACGATTACTTTGTAAGCAAAAAAATATCAGCGCAAAACATTAATTTAAAAACGCCATTTTGACTAAAAAAAATTGCTACAACTTTAAGAAAATTTCACGCAATTAAAACAGATACCAACCCCTTTAATTTATTCAAATATATTGATGATAATTTTAGTGAGATTATCAAGAACAATAATTTATTGAATGCAAATTTTACACAACTAGAAATCTCAGAAATTTTAGAGTTGTGTAAAAATATTAAACCAGATGCATTTTGTCATAACGATTTATCGTTGGCAAACATTTTAGTTGATGAACAAGAAAATGTAAAATTTATCGATTTTGAATACACTGGGTTAAATAACCATCACTTTGATTTGGCTTATTTTGCAAGCAATTCAATGTTAAATGAAAATGAAGAAAAATATTTTCTTGCAGTATATAAAAATTACGATTGAACAACCTACATCAAGTGCAAAGTAATTGCCAACTTTTATGGTTTGCTTTGAACTCTGCGCTATCAAGATTCGTTTGATATTAAAGTGAATATTGCTTATATTAAAAATGGTCTTAAAGATTTGAAAAAAATAAAAAACTAG